A part of Streptomyces sp. NBC_01497 genomic DNA contains:
- a CDS encoding glutamate racemase: MRIALVDAGIGLLAAAAALRRLRPDADLVLSSDPGGIPWGPRSPEDVMARALIVAEAAAAWAPDALVVACNTATVHALPGLRARFEPDLPVIGTVPAIKPAAAGGGPFAVWATPATIGSPCLRGLIETYAPGMAVTEVACPGLSDAVESADEAAVDLAISEAARRTPDDVRGVVLGCTHYELVAERVRAALRRPGRPPLALHGTAGAVAAQALRRVGRRPEPGAPADGTLTVLLDGRPAKLPARAGVYAEGRLLRPRDRAHPGAGHGA; encoded by the coding sequence GTGCGGATCGCCCTCGTCGACGCGGGCATCGGGCTGCTTGCGGCGGCTGCCGCGCTGCGCCGCCTGCGGCCGGACGCCGATCTCGTCCTGTCCTCGGATCCCGGTGGCATCCCCTGGGGGCCGAGGTCGCCCGAGGATGTCATGGCGCGCGCGCTCATCGTCGCGGAAGCCGCCGCCGCGTGGGCACCGGACGCGCTGGTCGTGGCCTGCAACACCGCCACCGTGCACGCCCTGCCCGGCCTGCGGGCGCGGTTCGAACCGGACCTGCCCGTCATCGGCACCGTCCCGGCGATCAAGCCGGCCGCCGCCGGGGGCGGGCCGTTCGCGGTGTGGGCGACCCCCGCCACCATTGGCAGCCCCTGCTTGCGTGGGCTCATCGAGACGTACGCACCGGGCATGGCGGTGACCGAAGTGGCCTGTCCCGGCCTCTCGGACGCCGTCGAGTCGGCCGACGAGGCAGCCGTGGACCTCGCGATCTCGGAGGCGGCGCGCCGGACGCCGGACGACGTGCGCGGTGTGGTCCTGGGCTGCACGCACTACGAACTGGTGGCGGAGCGCGTCCGTGCGGCCCTGCGGCGCCCCGGCCGGCCGCCCCTCGCGCTGCACGGCACGGCCGGCGCCGTCGCGGCTCAGGCCCTGCGCCGCGTCGGCCGTCGGCCGGAGCCCGGCGCCCCGGCCGACGGCACACTGACCGTGCTGCTCGACGGCCGTCCGGCGAAGCTACCGGCGAGGGCGGGGGTGTACGCGGAAGGACGGCTGCTGCGGCCCCGGGACCGGGCGCACCCGGGGGCCGGCCATGGGGCATGA